The following coding sequences are from one Bos indicus x Bos taurus breed Angus x Brahman F1 hybrid chromosome 5, Bos_hybrid_MaternalHap_v2.0, whole genome shotgun sequence window:
- the LOC113893621 gene encoding developmental pluripotency-associated protein 3, whose product MDSSEDNPTWTLESLKTSIDDASQAMQVATQLSEMLATNLSNLTLNPSIKLPYLPEYPSQLTGQLPSEKTPHRRRGVRTVLSERRYRMQKLIESLRLRYAKGIPRSDSQRQLQQQEDTEIRSRVRRFQCTCSYCQFKRNPSDDNYENYYNTTYSNYAMESNES is encoded by the exons ATGGATTCATCAGAAGATAACCCAACCTGGACCCTAGAGTCTCTGAAAACATCCATCGATGATGCTTCCCAGGCAATGCAAG ttgccACTCAACTCTCTGAAATGTTAGCAACGAACCTCAGTAACTTGACTCTCAACCCTAGTATCAAGTTGCCATATCTACCAGAATACCCATCTCAACTGACTGGGCAGTTACCTAGTGAGAAAACACCCCATAGGCGGAGAGGGGTAAGAACGGTGTTGAGTGAGCGGAGGTACAGGATGCAAAAGCTGATTGAATCTCTCAGACTTCGCTATGCCAAAGGAATTCCTCGT TCTGACTCTCAAAGACAACTACAGCAGCAGGAGGACACTGAG ATTCGATCAAGAGTGCGAAGATTCCAGTGTACCTGTAGTTATTGCCAGTTTAAGAGAAATCCTTCTGATGATAATTATGAGAATTATTACAACACAACATACAGTAATTATGCCATGGAATCGAATGAGTCATAA